The following proteins come from a genomic window of Salminus brasiliensis chromosome 15, fSalBra1.hap2, whole genome shotgun sequence:
- the palb2 gene encoding uncharacterized protein palb2, with the protein MMAEESLTGEDKEILRRRLELLQREYERTAQRLQRAERREAVRRHVQNRISHQNRLLQINTPGLSQLSPASPSISNSNLLSNQTPLLETKPDDGFLSSKKLPFVRFHLPDGSDVSPCSTPTGRRSPTHRLRSKRSRLRLQSREKESDTDSQDKAKEGVEERPGEEKEQKRADCDWSNKANHLEMERGEEQGRPDTARGQTEEENSQAGWNAKGSEGEAGEEKLKEVLEDKLRESEGSSDVGVPLCSTAGTSSVNRSPVEVFPVGQVEVKNPLADQSADTSSQSSSTASDQLFMQVPSCQSTGLSKQSDNHKENDTERDKDGMAVLFSSEKTGFLDSCTLIEGLPFPVEYYIRTTRRMAAAHSPVDLDAVIHSQLSKGRGRRKSSFSASQTRGRSHLTSEASQPHGKALDQPRCRGRGRRGRRGRRRTRAVGISRSCTTADFSEVEPESLTETESSTQSPQSQSLLQTSLSGESFPQLETSSQPEPIPTPKPVLNAQPVAADFKHLSDSQLYLNCKLRPDSDVYPIFRRRRGQAEGAVSCSQAQTSTNGNDCRPLLSLASLAQALKVKNWRPLGQLLTTSDIQDFHLPDDEFGQLKLHRLCTSSLNVEPLSPHYSAYNTRRNSRRCSFRKQENMDSSEVQSPETEHFPPEPLPPSAYLEDSFLLSQMSSADQSLMPRKTDQSEKPTKTADQVKPDAGSQKSCLSGIISSEDVNDQETEDCIPLRSVDQLEEEHSQTLPTEDKETPTAYSKELEENAEEHTHDLQTCRQHEHEGNGSPCPAVLNLSMSLTPHMQHGPDSSLPSLGITPHLSTTSPVWTSPSNQSVAPCSSQLAEHAAPAVATISHSPKARQNVCQDTLQTQSQTNKRDLHTPPEPEPANKAWLSPVVKTPLQNVHNAVSTVSENQTKHSFEVENQHQDIKQPERGLHSISQHTETEHHSQTRPEPKPKPEDQSQSRAFSPPQTDSGNVIKPCALDPSASQTADGGMVLALDMADTGHMITEHPVHLVSQVLDADTPCQDQAVEAVLHSDNTISSGTLQRTHTLKALEGGCVLDLCLVRWSSDDWCVCVAGEWSVCVWAKREGVQQWSLIHTWTFTQSVISLQGVPDSPGLLCASLGRLEITEVRILCCPSIDGEFSQAEVCKGALQAVVAASDCRLVCCSAPGAQQKVQVFTLSQDCRVADARTLVSTNRSIQTLATVEREKDALIGWTECKTLLIWNMKSGQLLQTVRLTDTMSTATCLKGYSYKGALCVLFQSEGVCDEEKEAVLFTLIAMNPLTGKNFTLTSVTSPAAARSERLIDGDVCESMQVAGVFQSGHLSIWDLRGGVASVPGGGEAQSCRLARWAGPSTLVTGYLNGDVSVYQFKPTETKTTVINNS; encoded by the exons ATGATGGCCGAGGAGAGTCTCACAGGAGAAGATAAAGAGATA CTCCGGAGGcgactggagctgctgcagaGGGAGTATGAAAGAACAGCACAGCGTCTACAG CGAGCAGAGCGGCGAGAGGCGGTACGCAGACACGTGCAAAACAGAATCTCCCACCAGAACCGCCTGCTGCAGATCAACACGCCAGGCCTATCCCAGCTAAGCCCCGCCTCTCCTTCTATATCAAACTCCAACCTGCTTTCCAACCAGACTCCTCTGTTGGAAACCA AGCCTGATGATGGTTTTCTCTCATCTAAAAAACTCCCCTTCGTCCGATTCCATCTCCCTGACGGGTCAGACGTCTCTCCCTGTTCCACACCAACAGGCAGACGAAGTCCCACTCACCGCCTGCGCTCCAAACGCAGCCGCCTTCGTCTGCAGAGCAGGGAGAAGGAGTCTGACACTGACAGCCAAGACAAAGCAAAGGAGGGAGTGGAGGAGAGACCgggagaagagaaagagcagaaaagGGCTGACTGTGACTGGAGTAATAAGGCAAACCAcctggagatggaaagaggTGAAGAGCAAGGAAGGCCTGACACGGCCAGAGGGCAGACTGAAGAAGAAAACAGCCAGGCTGGCTGGAATGCGAaagggagtgagggagaggcTGGTGAAGAGAAGCTGAAGGAGGTGCTGGAGGATAAGTTGAGGGAAAGTGAAGGTAGCTCTGATGTGGGGGTACCACTGTGTTCAACAGCAGGGACTTCTTCGGTAAATCGATCACCTGTGGAAGTCTTTCCAGTAGGCCAAGTAGAAGTTAAGAACCCTCTAGCTGACCAGTCAGCTGACACCAGTTCCCAATCAAGCTCTACCGCCTCTGACCAGTTATTTATGCAGGTACCGTCTTGTCAGTCAACTGGTCTTTCTAAACAATCAGATAATCACAAAGAAAATGACACGGAAAGGGACAAAGACGGAATGGCCGTTCTGTTCTCTTCTGAAAAGACTGGATTCCTTGATTCCTGTACATTAATCGAGGGTTTACCTTTTCCGGTGGAATACTACATTCGTACCACCAGGCGCATGGCCGCAGCCCACAGCCCTGTAGACCTGGATGCTGTCATTCACAGCCAGCTCTCTAAAGGGAGGGGAAGACGAAAGTCCAGCTTTTCAGCTTCTCAGACTCGAGGTAGGAGTCACTTGACCTCAGAGGCCTCGCAACCACATGGCAAAGCCCTTGACCAGCCCAGATGCAGAGGACGTGGCCGAAGAGGACGGAGAGGTCGCAGGCGTACCAGGGCGGTAGGCATCAGCAGGTCGTGTACTACAGCAGACTTCTCTGAAGTGGAGCCTGAGTCTCTTACGGAAACTGAATCATCCACTCAATCCCCACAATCTCAGTCCCTTCTCCAGACGTCCCTCTCAGGGGAGTCCTTCCCACAGCTGGAGACATCTTCTCAGCCTGAGCCTATCCCAACGCCCAAACCTGTTTTGAATGCACAGCCTGTAGCTGCAGATTTTAAGCACCTTTCAGATTCTCAGCTCTACCTGAACTGTAAGCTCCGACCAGATTCTGATGTGTACCCAATCTTCAGGAGGAGACGGGGCCAAGCAGAAGGGGCTGTTTCATGTTCTCAAGCTCAGACAAGCACAAATGGAAACG atTGCAGACCTCTGCTTTCTCTAGCCTCTCTTGCTCAAGCTTTGAAAGTGAAGAATTGGAGACCCCTTGGCCAACTGCTGACAACCTCTGACATTCAGGACTTTCACCTACCGGACGACGAGTTTGGCCAACTGAAGCTACACAGACTCTGCACGTCCTCCTTGAACGTGGAACCTTTGAGTCCGCACTATTCCGCGTACAACACGCGGCGCAACAGCCGGCGCTGTAGTTTTAGAAAACAGGAGAATATGGATAGCTCTGAAGTGCAGAGCCCTGAGACTGAACATTTCCCCCCGGAGCCGCTGCCACCCAGTGCCTACCTAGAAGACAGCTTTCTTCTGAGTCAGATGAGTTCTGCTGATCAGTCACTGATGCCAAGGAAAACAGACCAATCGGAAAAGCCTACTAAGACTGCAGACCAGGTAAAACCTGATGCCGGCAGCCAGAAGTCTTGCCTGTCAGGCATCATCAGTTCTGAAGACGTAAATGATCAAGAAACTGAAGACTGTATACCGTTGAGGAGCGTGGACCAGTTGGAGGAAGAACATTCACAAACCTTACccacagaagacaaagaaacGCCCACGGCCTACAGCAAAGAACTTGAGGAAAATgcagaggaacacacacatgATCTACAAACGTGCCGACAACATGAACATGAAGGCAATGGGTCTCCATGCCCAGCTGTACTTAACCTAAGCATGTCCTTGACGCCGCACATGCAGCATGGTCCTGACtcttcccttccctccctgggaATCACTCCTCACTTGTCCACCACCTCACCTGTTTGGACTTCTCCTTCCAACCAGAGTGTTGCTCCATGTTCTTCTCAGCTTGCGGAGCATGCAGCTCCAGCTGTGGCGACCATTAGCCATAGCCCAAAGGCAAGACAGAATGTATGCCAAGATACCCTGCAAACCCAGAGCCAGACTAATAAAAGAGACCTCCATACACCCCCAGAGCCTGAACCTGCAAACAAGGCCTGGTTGAGCCCTGTGGTAAAGACTCCACTCCAGAATGTTCATAATGCTGTTTCTACCGTTTCTGAAAATCAAACCAAGCATTCGTTTGAGGTGGAGAATCAACATCAAGACATCAAACAGCCTGAACGTGGGCTTCACAGCATTTCCCAACATACAGAAACCGAACACCATTCACAGACACGGCCTGAACCCAAGCCCAAGCCTGAAGACCAGTCCCAGAGCAGGGCCTTTTCTCCACCGCAGACTGACAGTGGCAATGTGATAAAGCCCTGTGCCTTAGATCcctcagccagccagacagcagACGGTGGGATGGTTTTAGCCTTGGATATGGCAGACACAGGCCACATGATAACAGAACACCCTGTCCACCTGGTTTCCCAGGTGTTGGATGCTGATACCCCTTGTCAGGACCAGGCTGTAGAAGCTGTTCTTCACTCTGACAACACAATTTCCTCTGGCACTCTTCAAAGGACTCATACTCTTAAG GCTCTAGAGGGAGGATGCGTGTTGGACCTATGTTTGGTACGATGGTCGTCTGACGActggtgcgtgtgtgtggctggagagtggagtgtgtgtgtctgggctAAGAGGGAAGGTGTCCAGCAGTGGAGTCTAATACACACTTGGACCTTCACACAG TCCGTCATCTCTCTTCAAGGGGTTCCAGATTCTCCTGGCTTGCTTTGTGCATCTCTAGGGAGGCTGGAGATCACAGAAGTGAG GATCCTTTGCTGTCCCAGTATCGATGGGGAGTTCTCTCAGGCTGAGGTGTGCAAAGGTGCTTTGCAGGCAGTGGTAGCTGCGTCTGACTGCAGGCTGGTGTGCTGCTCTGCTCCTGGAGCCCAGCAGAAAGTCCAGGTGTTCACACTTTCCCAGGACTGCAG GGTTGCTGATGCTCGTACTCTGGTCTCTACTAATCGAAGTATTCAGACCTTGGCAACTGTGGAAAGGGAAAAAGATGCACTGATTGGATGGACTGAATGTAAGACCCTCCTCATATG GAACATGAAGTCAGGCCAACTTCTTCAGACCGTACGTCTGACAGACACCATGTCCACGGCAACCTGTCTAAAGGGATATTCCTACAAG GGGGCGCTGTGTGTGTTATTTCAGAGTGAAGGCGTCTGCGATGAGGAGAAGGAAGCGGTTCTCTTCACTCTGATCGCCATGAATCCACTTACAGGCAAAAACTTCACGCTGACCTCCGTCACGAGCCCGGCTGCTGCTCGATCGGAGAG